The DNA region ACCGCATCCGCCCAGCCCGGCGTCGCGCTCCCCGCCGGCGACTCGGACCGCCCCGTCCGCACCGCCACCGTGCAGCCCGGCGTCACCGTCCCGAACCGCCCTGTCCCCCAGCCCATGTCGCCGCAGCCGCAGTCCCAGCTCGCCGACTACCCCGTCCCGGCCAACTTCCGCCCGATCCCGAACACCCGGGACGCGGCCCCCGCCCTCGACGTCCAAACCCTGCACGCCCCCACCCCGGTCACCCCCGTCCTCCCGATCGCCCCGCCCCCGCGCACCGTTCGCATCGGCGACTTCACCACCCCGGCCCCCGACGACCTGCCCGACAACGTCCTCGACGGCGTCAACGGCCTCGCCGCGGACACCGAAGCGGGCCTCGCCACCGGCCTCAACTCCATCGGCGTCAACCCGAGCCGCTCCGACAAGATCGCGGCCGGCACCCTCGCGGGCGCGGCGGCTGGCGCGGGAATCGGCGCGGTCGGGGCGGGAGTCCCCGCCGCGCTGGCCGGCGCGGCCGTGGGCGGGACGGCCGGTGCCGCCATCGGTGCCGCAGTCGGATTCGGGCTCGGCTCGGCCTCCGCGGTGGTCATGCCGGGACTCGCGGCGATCGACGTCCCCGGCGGCATGATCGGCGGCGCACTGATAGGCGGCGGTGTCGGAGCGGCGGCCGGCGCCGCGGCGGCCGGACTCCCTGCGGTCGCCCTCGGCGGAATGGTCGGCGGCGCGGCCGGTGCGACGGTCGGCGGCTTCCTCGGTGGCGCCCTGTAGTTCAGAAGAGAGTGGGTTCGCCGAAGCCCGGGGTGCGCTCGATTTCGAGGAGGCGCTGTTTGGTGGTGAGGCCGCCGGGGGCGGAGAAGCCGTGCAGGGCATGGTCGGCGGCCAGGACCCGGTGGCACGGGATGATCAGGGGGATGGGGTTGCGGCCCAGGGATTGGCCTACGGCTTGGGCGCCGCCGGGGGCGCCGATGCGGTTGGCGACCGCGCCGTAGTTGAGGGTGTGGCCGGGGTCTATGGCTCGGGTGACCTCGTAGACCGCGCGGTCGAAGTCGTTGAAGAGTGTGGGGTCCACCAAAATCCAGCGGAGGTCGTCGAGGTCGCCGGTGAGGTGGGCCTGGATGCGGGTGATGGCCGCGCACATCTCCGGGGTGGGGTCGGCCTCGTGCAGGTCGGCGCGACGGTGGCGGCGCAGGATGTAGGCGCGGGTGGCCGCCGCGTCGCGGTCGGGGAGGGCGAAACGCA from Nocardia tengchongensis includes:
- a CDS encoding methylated-DNA--[protein]-cysteine S-methyltransferase; translation: MSAPARPQASAALFDTAIGVCAIAWSATGVLRFALPDRDAAATRAYILRRHRRADLHEADPTPEMCAAITRIQAHLTGDLDDLRWILVDPTLFNDFDRAVYEVTRAIDPGHTLNYGAVANRIGAPGGAQAVGQSLGRNPIPLIIPCHRVLAADHALHGFSAPGGLTTKQRLLEIERTPGFGEPTLF